From the genome of Pygocentrus nattereri isolate fPygNat1 chromosome 25, fPygNat1.pri, whole genome shotgun sequence, one region includes:
- the LOC119262440 gene encoding uncharacterized protein LOC119262440 isoform X3 yields MPPRISPLKDAIQHVVSKTDKTCRLEVKYINAVKGRGVFAKGSICKGDFVVEYRGDMINDAESQRRRKLYHPSCAAFMFAFKWRGKTWCIDAAREDGSFGRLVNDEHQHPNCRMKKIDVNGKPHLCLFALNDIKEGEEVTYDYGGEDCPWRTKVGEETANDANVENSNHPFHLKTGDEHNVKTQQISSIQADTMAACNFGRTLLSKSQMDDATGPTNTTQQTCCIKVNTMAACNSHPCLLSEMDDATGPANTPQQIVTCFENKNEVFVPRLRRTKSVIIKDTDLENSDELYDSTSEGEDDSTPDSSDNYIPDTTSERDSDDSLKPKYKSHDDLLDVYGSVSSPVCDSTTSDKMISDRHRLTSEVSGSDEEPCSSQNVNDSIVVGACTKKGGKRVYNKRQYCLYCCIPYAKMARHLEHAHQDKSDVAKALSFPKGSKERKTHLNYIRNRGNYAHNAAVMESGKGKLVPFKRPPKEVQGNDFMHCAYCQGLFTRRVLWRHVRSCRLRPGSVAPKPGKNRVQSMCTYTGPVPSTISKQLWGVISAMNPDPITDIVKNDQVIIDVGQHLLNKGGTSAKNQQSVREKMREMGRLIRNARKVTTLKKMEDLINPKKYMETVKAVKLTCGYDSETNKFLIPSLANKLGNTLVKVSKLLKAQGLISNNDKLVKNASEFQDVHQEKWNELISATALRNIREAKWNVPTVMPFTEDVQKMHAYLTQVQDEWYNSLSESPSTKAWMELAKVCLAQIILFNRRREGEVASMPLSAFSSRDTSDPHVDVDWALSEVEKKLCRHFSRIVIRGKRGRPVPILLTPKMLGALELLVKQREACGVLKDNGYMFARPEAMTHFRGSDCIRGFAKACGARCPESLTSTRLRKHAATLSTVLNMTDTEMDQLANFLGHDIRIHREFYRLPEKTLQLAKISKVLMALEQGRLAEFHGKNLDEIGIDPDEKILDSDEDTSAQEEKRSSSTSTVDEPSAEESLSPTKKNEMPPPPPPKKYKRLSDEDETPSRFGAMRHSSKGKATQKKKRPWKQTEVQAVERHMNRFITACTVPAKSDCERCLRAEPEALKNRDWQNLKFYVYNRITAYKKKL; encoded by the exons ATGCCACCCCGTATCAGTCCCCTTAAGGATGCAATTCAGCACGTTGTTtcaaagacagacaaaacatgCAGACTAGAGGTGAAATACATCAATGCAGTGAAAG GACGTGGTGTATTTGCAAAGGGTTCAATTTGCAAAGGAGATTTTGTTGTTGAATATAGAGGAGATATGATAAATGATGCAGAATCccagagaagaagaaaactttACCACCCGTCATGTGCTGCATTTATGTTTGCGTTTAAGTGGAGAGGGAAAACATGGTG TATTGATGCCGCTAGAGAAGATGGATCATTTGGACGGCTAGTTAATGACGAACACCAACATCCAAACTGTAGGATGAAAAAAATTGACGTGAATGGAAAACCCCACCTTTGTTTGTTTGCCTTGAATGACAtcaaagaaggagaagaagtaaCTTATGACTATGGAGGTGAAGATTGCCCGTGGAGAACAAAG GTGGGTGAAGAAACAGCTAATGATGCAAATGTAGAGAACTCCAACCATCCCTTCCATTTAAAGACTGGGGATGAACATAATGTGAAAACTCAGCAG ATAAGCAGCATACAAGCTGATACTATGGCGGCATGCAACTTCGGACGGACCCTCCTCTCAAAGTCTCAGATGGATGATGCTACTGGTCCAACCAACACTACTCAACAG ACATGCTGCATTAAAGTTAATACTATGGCGGCGTGCAACTCCCATCCTTGTCTCCTGTCAGAGATGGATGATGCTACTGGTCCAGCCAACACTCCTCAACAG ATTGTGACatgttttgaaaacaaaaatgaagttTTTGTACCAAGACTGAGACGGACTAAGAGTGTCATA ataAAAGACACAGATCTTGAAAATTCTGATGAACTGTATGATTCTACATCAGAGGGTGAAGATGATTCTACACCAGACAGTTCAGATAATTACATTCCAGATACTACTTCTGAAAGGGACAGTGATGATAGCCTTAAACCAAAATATAAGTCTCATGATGATTTACTGGATGTCTATGGCTCAGTGAGTTCCCCTGTCTGTGACTCCACAACTTCAGACAAAATGATCTCTGATAGGCACAGACTTACATCTGAAGTGTCTGGATCAGATGAAGAACCATGTTCAAGTCAGAATGTAAATGACAGCATTGTTGTTGGTGCATGCACAAAAAAAGGTGGGAAGAGAGTGTACAACAAGAGACAGTATTGCTTGTATTGCTGTATCCCTTATGCTAAGATGGCAAGGCATCTTGAACATGCACACCAAGATAAATCTGATGTGGCTAAAGCTTTAAGCTTTCCAAAGGGTTCCAAGGAGAGAAAAACCCATCTAAACTACATTCGCAACCGAGGAAACTATGCTCACAATGCTGCTGTCATGGAGTCAGGAAAGGGAAAACTAGTGCCATTTAAACGTCCACCTAAAGAAGTGCAAGGAAATGACTTCATGCACTGTGCATACTGTCAAGGACTTTTTACAAGAAGGGTGCTATGGCGACATGTGCGCAGTTGTAGACTTCGACCTGGATCGGTTGCCCCCAAACCAGGAAAGAACCGTGTTCAGTCCATGTGTACATACACAGGGCCTGTACCTTCAACTATTAGTAAACAACTGTGGGGAGTAATCAGTGCCATGAATCCTGACCCAATTACAGATATAGTAAAAAATGACCAAGTCATTATTGATGTTGGGCAGCACTTGTTAAACAAAGGTGGAACATCAGCCAAAAATCAACAGTCTGTGCGAGAGAAGATGCGAGAAATGGGAAGGCTGATTCGCAATGCTAGAAAAGTCACCAccttaaaaaaaatggaagacctCATAAATCCAAAGAAGTACATGGAGACTGTCAAAGCTGTCAAGTTGACATGTGGGTATGACAGTGAAACAAATAAGTTTTTGATTCCATCACTAGCAAACAAACTTGGGAATACCCTGGTTAAAGTAAGCAAACTCTTAAAAGCTCAGGGATTAATCTCAAACAATGACAAACTTGTGAAGAATGCCAGTGAGTTTCAGGATGTTCATCAGGAAAAGTGGAATGAACTGATCTCGGCTACAGCTTTGAGGAACATCAGGGAAGCAAAGTGGAATGTGCCTACTGTCATGCCCTTTACCGAAGATGTCCAAAAAATGCATGCATATCTCACTCAAGTGCAAGATGAGTGGTACAATTCACTCTCTGAAAGTCCCTCTACAAAGGCCTGGATGGAGCTGGCAAAGGTGTGTCTGGCCCAGATCATACTTTTTAACCGGCGCAGGGAAGGAGAGGTGGCAAGCATGCCCTTATCTGCATTTTCATCAAGAGACACTTCTGACCCACATGTGGATGTGGACTGGGCGCTCtctgaagtggaaaaaaaactctGCAGACACTTCTCAAGGATTGTTATTAGAGGAAAACGCGGTCGCCCGGTTCCAATTCTTCTGACTCCAAAAATGCTGGGTGCGTTAGAACTCCTTGTTAAGCAGAGAGAGGCTTGTGGGGTTCTAAAGGACAATGGTTATATGTTTGCAAGACCAGAAGCTATGACACATTTCCGAGGTTCAGACTGCATTCGTGGCTTTGCAAAGGCATGTGGTGCAAGGTGCCCCGAGTCGCTAACATCTACCAGACTGCGAAAGCATGCTGCAACCCTTTCAACAGTCCTGAACATGACAGATACAGAGATGGATCAGCTTGCCAATTTTCTTGGACATGATATAAGAATCCATCGTGAGTTCTATCGACTACCTGAGAAGACGCTGCAGCTCGCCAAGATCAGCAAAGTTCTAATGGCACTGGAGCAAGGAAGATTAGCAGAGTTTCATGGCAAGAACTTGGATGAAATTGGGATAGATCCAGATG AAAAAATTCTGGACAGTGATGAAGACACGAGTGCACAGGAGGAAAAGCgttcatcatcaacatctacTGTTGATG AGCCATCAGCAGAAGAGTCACTTTCTCCCACCAAGAAGAATGAAATgccgccaccaccaccacctaaGAAATACAAACGACTATCAGATGAAGATGAGACACCTTCAAGATTCGGTGCTATGAGGCATTCTTCCAAAG GTAAAGCTACCCAGAAGAAGAAAAGACCCTGGAAGCAGACAGAGGTGCAGGCGGTGGAAAGGCACATGAATCGATTCATAACAGCTTGCACTGTACCAGCAAAGAGTGACTGTGAGAGGTGCTTAAGGGCTGAACCAGAAGCTCTTAAAAACCGGGACTGGCAGAACCTGAAGTTCTATGTTTACAATCGCATTACGGCCTACAAAAAGAAACTGTAG
- the LOC119262440 gene encoding uncharacterized protein LOC119262440 isoform X1 has product MPPRISPLKDAIQHVVSKTDKTCRLEVKYINAVKGRGVFAKGSICKGDFVVEYRGDMINDAESQRRRKLYHPSCAAFMFAFKWRGKTWCIDAAREDGSFGRLVNDEHQHPNCRMKKIDVNGKPHLCLFALNDIKEGEEVTYDYGGEDCPWRTKVGEETANDANVENSNHPFHLKTGDEHNVKTQQISSIQADTMAACNFGRTLLSKSQMDDATGPTNTTQQISSVTDNAMVAHDSRPSLLSKTQMDDATGPTNTTQQISSVTDNAMVAHDSRPSHLSKTQMDDATGPTSTTQQISSITDNAMVAHDSRPSRLSKSQMDDATGPTNTTQQISSVTDNAMVAHDSRPSHLSKTQMDDATGPTNTTQQTCCIKVNTMAACNSHPCLLSEMDDATGPANTPQQIVTCFENKNEVFVPRLRRTKSVIIKDTDLENSDELYDSTSEGEDDSTPDSSDNYIPDTTSERDSDDSLKPKYKSHDDLLDVYGSVSSPVCDSTTSDKMISDRHRLTSEVSGSDEEPCSSQNVNDSIVVGACTKKGGKRVYNKRQYCLYCCIPYAKMARHLEHAHQDKSDVAKALSFPKGSKERKTHLNYIRNRGNYAHNAAVMESGKGKLVPFKRPPKEVQGNDFMHCAYCQGLFTRRVLWRHVRSCRLRPGSVAPKPGKNRVQSMCTYTGPVPSTISKQLWGVISAMNPDPITDIVKNDQVIIDVGQHLLNKGGTSAKNQQSVREKMREMGRLIRNARKVTTLKKMEDLINPKKYMETVKAVKLTCGYDSETNKFLIPSLANKLGNTLVKVSKLLKAQGLISNNDKLVKNASEFQDVHQEKWNELISATALRNIREAKWNVPTVMPFTEDVQKMHAYLTQVQDEWYNSLSESPSTKAWMELAKVCLAQIILFNRRREGEVASMPLSAFSSRDTSDPHVDVDWALSEVEKKLCRHFSRIVIRGKRGRPVPILLTPKMLGALELLVKQREACGVLKDNGYMFARPEAMTHFRGSDCIRGFAKACGARCPESLTSTRLRKHAATLSTVLNMTDTEMDQLANFLGHDIRIHREFYRLPEKTLQLAKISKVLMALEQGRLAEFHGKNLDEIGIDPDEKILDSDEDTSAQEEKRSSSTSTVDEPSAEESLSPTKKNEMPPPPPPKKYKRLSDEDETPSRFGAMRHSSKGKATQKKKRPWKQTEVQAVERHMNRFITACTVPAKSDCERCLRAEPEALKNRDWQNLKFYVYNRITAYKKKL; this is encoded by the exons ATGCCACCCCGTATCAGTCCCCTTAAGGATGCAATTCAGCACGTTGTTtcaaagacagacaaaacatgCAGACTAGAGGTGAAATACATCAATGCAGTGAAAG GACGTGGTGTATTTGCAAAGGGTTCAATTTGCAAAGGAGATTTTGTTGTTGAATATAGAGGAGATATGATAAATGATGCAGAATCccagagaagaagaaaactttACCACCCGTCATGTGCTGCATTTATGTTTGCGTTTAAGTGGAGAGGGAAAACATGGTG TATTGATGCCGCTAGAGAAGATGGATCATTTGGACGGCTAGTTAATGACGAACACCAACATCCAAACTGTAGGATGAAAAAAATTGACGTGAATGGAAAACCCCACCTTTGTTTGTTTGCCTTGAATGACAtcaaagaaggagaagaagtaaCTTATGACTATGGAGGTGAAGATTGCCCGTGGAGAACAAAG GTGGGTGAAGAAACAGCTAATGATGCAAATGTAGAGAACTCCAACCATCCCTTCCATTTAAAGACTGGGGATGAACATAATGTGAAAACTCAGCAG ATAAGCAGCATACAAGCTGATACTATGGCGGCATGCAACTTCGGACGGACCCTCCTCTCAAAGTCTCAGATGGATGATGCTACTGGTCCAACCAACACTACTCAACAG ATAAGCAGCGTTACAGATAATGCTATGGTAGCGCACGACTCCCGTCCTTCCCTCCTGTCAAAGACTCAAATGGATGATGCTACTGGTCCAACTAACACTACTCAACAG ATAAGCAGCGTTACAGATAATGCTATGGTAGCGCACGACTCCCGTCCTTCCCACCTTTCAAAGACTCAGATGGATGATGCTACTGGTCCAACCAGCACTACTCAACAG ATAAGCAGCATTACAGATAATGCTATGGTAGCGCACGACTCCCGTCCTTCCCGCCTTTCAAAGTCTCAGATGGATGATGCTACTGGTCCAACCAACACTACTCAACAG ATAAGCAGCGTTACAGATAATGCTATGGTAGCGCACGACTCCCGTCCTTCCCACCTTTCAAAGACTCAGATGGATGATGCTACTGGTCCAACCAACACTACTCAACAG ACATGCTGCATTAAAGTTAATACTATGGCGGCGTGCAACTCCCATCCTTGTCTCCTGTCAGAGATGGATGATGCTACTGGTCCAGCCAACACTCCTCAACAG ATTGTGACatgttttgaaaacaaaaatgaagttTTTGTACCAAGACTGAGACGGACTAAGAGTGTCATA ataAAAGACACAGATCTTGAAAATTCTGATGAACTGTATGATTCTACATCAGAGGGTGAAGATGATTCTACACCAGACAGTTCAGATAATTACATTCCAGATACTACTTCTGAAAGGGACAGTGATGATAGCCTTAAACCAAAATATAAGTCTCATGATGATTTACTGGATGTCTATGGCTCAGTGAGTTCCCCTGTCTGTGACTCCACAACTTCAGACAAAATGATCTCTGATAGGCACAGACTTACATCTGAAGTGTCTGGATCAGATGAAGAACCATGTTCAAGTCAGAATGTAAATGACAGCATTGTTGTTGGTGCATGCACAAAAAAAGGTGGGAAGAGAGTGTACAACAAGAGACAGTATTGCTTGTATTGCTGTATCCCTTATGCTAAGATGGCAAGGCATCTTGAACATGCACACCAAGATAAATCTGATGTGGCTAAAGCTTTAAGCTTTCCAAAGGGTTCCAAGGAGAGAAAAACCCATCTAAACTACATTCGCAACCGAGGAAACTATGCTCACAATGCTGCTGTCATGGAGTCAGGAAAGGGAAAACTAGTGCCATTTAAACGTCCACCTAAAGAAGTGCAAGGAAATGACTTCATGCACTGTGCATACTGTCAAGGACTTTTTACAAGAAGGGTGCTATGGCGACATGTGCGCAGTTGTAGACTTCGACCTGGATCGGTTGCCCCCAAACCAGGAAAGAACCGTGTTCAGTCCATGTGTACATACACAGGGCCTGTACCTTCAACTATTAGTAAACAACTGTGGGGAGTAATCAGTGCCATGAATCCTGACCCAATTACAGATATAGTAAAAAATGACCAAGTCATTATTGATGTTGGGCAGCACTTGTTAAACAAAGGTGGAACATCAGCCAAAAATCAACAGTCTGTGCGAGAGAAGATGCGAGAAATGGGAAGGCTGATTCGCAATGCTAGAAAAGTCACCAccttaaaaaaaatggaagacctCATAAATCCAAAGAAGTACATGGAGACTGTCAAAGCTGTCAAGTTGACATGTGGGTATGACAGTGAAACAAATAAGTTTTTGATTCCATCACTAGCAAACAAACTTGGGAATACCCTGGTTAAAGTAAGCAAACTCTTAAAAGCTCAGGGATTAATCTCAAACAATGACAAACTTGTGAAGAATGCCAGTGAGTTTCAGGATGTTCATCAGGAAAAGTGGAATGAACTGATCTCGGCTACAGCTTTGAGGAACATCAGGGAAGCAAAGTGGAATGTGCCTACTGTCATGCCCTTTACCGAAGATGTCCAAAAAATGCATGCATATCTCACTCAAGTGCAAGATGAGTGGTACAATTCACTCTCTGAAAGTCCCTCTACAAAGGCCTGGATGGAGCTGGCAAAGGTGTGTCTGGCCCAGATCATACTTTTTAACCGGCGCAGGGAAGGAGAGGTGGCAAGCATGCCCTTATCTGCATTTTCATCAAGAGACACTTCTGACCCACATGTGGATGTGGACTGGGCGCTCtctgaagtggaaaaaaaactctGCAGACACTTCTCAAGGATTGTTATTAGAGGAAAACGCGGTCGCCCGGTTCCAATTCTTCTGACTCCAAAAATGCTGGGTGCGTTAGAACTCCTTGTTAAGCAGAGAGAGGCTTGTGGGGTTCTAAAGGACAATGGTTATATGTTTGCAAGACCAGAAGCTATGACACATTTCCGAGGTTCAGACTGCATTCGTGGCTTTGCAAAGGCATGTGGTGCAAGGTGCCCCGAGTCGCTAACATCTACCAGACTGCGAAAGCATGCTGCAACCCTTTCAACAGTCCTGAACATGACAGATACAGAGATGGATCAGCTTGCCAATTTTCTTGGACATGATATAAGAATCCATCGTGAGTTCTATCGACTACCTGAGAAGACGCTGCAGCTCGCCAAGATCAGCAAAGTTCTAATGGCACTGGAGCAAGGAAGATTAGCAGAGTTTCATGGCAAGAACTTGGATGAAATTGGGATAGATCCAGATG AAAAAATTCTGGACAGTGATGAAGACACGAGTGCACAGGAGGAAAAGCgttcatcatcaacatctacTGTTGATG AGCCATCAGCAGAAGAGTCACTTTCTCCCACCAAGAAGAATGAAATgccgccaccaccaccacctaaGAAATACAAACGACTATCAGATGAAGATGAGACACCTTCAAGATTCGGTGCTATGAGGCATTCTTCCAAAG GTAAAGCTACCCAGAAGAAGAAAAGACCCTGGAAGCAGACAGAGGTGCAGGCGGTGGAAAGGCACATGAATCGATTCATAACAGCTTGCACTGTACCAGCAAAGAGTGACTGTGAGAGGTGCTTAAGGGCTGAACCAGAAGCTCTTAAAAACCGGGACTGGCAGAACCTGAAGTTCTATGTTTACAATCGCATTACGGCCTACAAAAAGAAACTGTAG
- the LOC119262440 gene encoding uncharacterized protein LOC119262440 isoform X2, with protein MPPRISPLKDAIQHVVSKTDKTCRLEVKYINAVKGRGVFAKGSICKGDFVVEYRGDMINDAESQRRRKLYHPSCAAFMFAFKWRGKTWCIDAAREDGSFGRLVNDEHQHPNCRMKKIDVNGKPHLCLFALNDIKEGEEVTYDYGGEDCPWRTKVGEETANDANVENSNHPFHLKTGDEHNVKTQQISSIQADTMAACNFGRTLLSKSQMDDATGPTNTTQQISSVTDNAMVAHDSRPSHLSKTQMDDATGPTSTTQQISSITDNAMVAHDSRPSRLSKSQMDDATGPTNTTQQISSVTDNAMVAHDSRPSHLSKTQMDDATGPTNTTQQTCCIKVNTMAACNSHPCLLSEMDDATGPANTPQQIVTCFENKNEVFVPRLRRTKSVIIKDTDLENSDELYDSTSEGEDDSTPDSSDNYIPDTTSERDSDDSLKPKYKSHDDLLDVYGSVSSPVCDSTTSDKMISDRHRLTSEVSGSDEEPCSSQNVNDSIVVGACTKKGGKRVYNKRQYCLYCCIPYAKMARHLEHAHQDKSDVAKALSFPKGSKERKTHLNYIRNRGNYAHNAAVMESGKGKLVPFKRPPKEVQGNDFMHCAYCQGLFTRRVLWRHVRSCRLRPGSVAPKPGKNRVQSMCTYTGPVPSTISKQLWGVISAMNPDPITDIVKNDQVIIDVGQHLLNKGGTSAKNQQSVREKMREMGRLIRNARKVTTLKKMEDLINPKKYMETVKAVKLTCGYDSETNKFLIPSLANKLGNTLVKVSKLLKAQGLISNNDKLVKNASEFQDVHQEKWNELISATALRNIREAKWNVPTVMPFTEDVQKMHAYLTQVQDEWYNSLSESPSTKAWMELAKVCLAQIILFNRRREGEVASMPLSAFSSRDTSDPHVDVDWALSEVEKKLCRHFSRIVIRGKRGRPVPILLTPKMLGALELLVKQREACGVLKDNGYMFARPEAMTHFRGSDCIRGFAKACGARCPESLTSTRLRKHAATLSTVLNMTDTEMDQLANFLGHDIRIHREFYRLPEKTLQLAKISKVLMALEQGRLAEFHGKNLDEIGIDPDEKILDSDEDTSAQEEKRSSSTSTVDEPSAEESLSPTKKNEMPPPPPPKKYKRLSDEDETPSRFGAMRHSSKGKATQKKKRPWKQTEVQAVERHMNRFITACTVPAKSDCERCLRAEPEALKNRDWQNLKFYVYNRITAYKKKL; from the exons ATGCCACCCCGTATCAGTCCCCTTAAGGATGCAATTCAGCACGTTGTTtcaaagacagacaaaacatgCAGACTAGAGGTGAAATACATCAATGCAGTGAAAG GACGTGGTGTATTTGCAAAGGGTTCAATTTGCAAAGGAGATTTTGTTGTTGAATATAGAGGAGATATGATAAATGATGCAGAATCccagagaagaagaaaactttACCACCCGTCATGTGCTGCATTTATGTTTGCGTTTAAGTGGAGAGGGAAAACATGGTG TATTGATGCCGCTAGAGAAGATGGATCATTTGGACGGCTAGTTAATGACGAACACCAACATCCAAACTGTAGGATGAAAAAAATTGACGTGAATGGAAAACCCCACCTTTGTTTGTTTGCCTTGAATGACAtcaaagaaggagaagaagtaaCTTATGACTATGGAGGTGAAGATTGCCCGTGGAGAACAAAG GTGGGTGAAGAAACAGCTAATGATGCAAATGTAGAGAACTCCAACCATCCCTTCCATTTAAAGACTGGGGATGAACATAATGTGAAAACTCAGCAG ATAAGCAGCATACAAGCTGATACTATGGCGGCATGCAACTTCGGACGGACCCTCCTCTCAAAGTCTCAGATGGATGATGCTACTGGTCCAACCAACACTACTCAACAG ATAAGCAGCGTTACAGATAATGCTATGGTAGCGCACGACTCCCGTCCTTCCCACCTTTCAAAGACTCAGATGGATGATGCTACTGGTCCAACCAGCACTACTCAACAG ATAAGCAGCATTACAGATAATGCTATGGTAGCGCACGACTCCCGTCCTTCCCGCCTTTCAAAGTCTCAGATGGATGATGCTACTGGTCCAACCAACACTACTCAACAG ATAAGCAGCGTTACAGATAATGCTATGGTAGCGCACGACTCCCGTCCTTCCCACCTTTCAAAGACTCAGATGGATGATGCTACTGGTCCAACCAACACTACTCAACAG ACATGCTGCATTAAAGTTAATACTATGGCGGCGTGCAACTCCCATCCTTGTCTCCTGTCAGAGATGGATGATGCTACTGGTCCAGCCAACACTCCTCAACAG ATTGTGACatgttttgaaaacaaaaatgaagttTTTGTACCAAGACTGAGACGGACTAAGAGTGTCATA ataAAAGACACAGATCTTGAAAATTCTGATGAACTGTATGATTCTACATCAGAGGGTGAAGATGATTCTACACCAGACAGTTCAGATAATTACATTCCAGATACTACTTCTGAAAGGGACAGTGATGATAGCCTTAAACCAAAATATAAGTCTCATGATGATTTACTGGATGTCTATGGCTCAGTGAGTTCCCCTGTCTGTGACTCCACAACTTCAGACAAAATGATCTCTGATAGGCACAGACTTACATCTGAAGTGTCTGGATCAGATGAAGAACCATGTTCAAGTCAGAATGTAAATGACAGCATTGTTGTTGGTGCATGCACAAAAAAAGGTGGGAAGAGAGTGTACAACAAGAGACAGTATTGCTTGTATTGCTGTATCCCTTATGCTAAGATGGCAAGGCATCTTGAACATGCACACCAAGATAAATCTGATGTGGCTAAAGCTTTAAGCTTTCCAAAGGGTTCCAAGGAGAGAAAAACCCATCTAAACTACATTCGCAACCGAGGAAACTATGCTCACAATGCTGCTGTCATGGAGTCAGGAAAGGGAAAACTAGTGCCATTTAAACGTCCACCTAAAGAAGTGCAAGGAAATGACTTCATGCACTGTGCATACTGTCAAGGACTTTTTACAAGAAGGGTGCTATGGCGACATGTGCGCAGTTGTAGACTTCGACCTGGATCGGTTGCCCCCAAACCAGGAAAGAACCGTGTTCAGTCCATGTGTACATACACAGGGCCTGTACCTTCAACTATTAGTAAACAACTGTGGGGAGTAATCAGTGCCATGAATCCTGACCCAATTACAGATATAGTAAAAAATGACCAAGTCATTATTGATGTTGGGCAGCACTTGTTAAACAAAGGTGGAACATCAGCCAAAAATCAACAGTCTGTGCGAGAGAAGATGCGAGAAATGGGAAGGCTGATTCGCAATGCTAGAAAAGTCACCAccttaaaaaaaatggaagacctCATAAATCCAAAGAAGTACATGGAGACTGTCAAAGCTGTCAAGTTGACATGTGGGTATGACAGTGAAACAAATAAGTTTTTGATTCCATCACTAGCAAACAAACTTGGGAATACCCTGGTTAAAGTAAGCAAACTCTTAAAAGCTCAGGGATTAATCTCAAACAATGACAAACTTGTGAAGAATGCCAGTGAGTTTCAGGATGTTCATCAGGAAAAGTGGAATGAACTGATCTCGGCTACAGCTTTGAGGAACATCAGGGAAGCAAAGTGGAATGTGCCTACTGTCATGCCCTTTACCGAAGATGTCCAAAAAATGCATGCATATCTCACTCAAGTGCAAGATGAGTGGTACAATTCACTCTCTGAAAGTCCCTCTACAAAGGCCTGGATGGAGCTGGCAAAGGTGTGTCTGGCCCAGATCATACTTTTTAACCGGCGCAGGGAAGGAGAGGTGGCAAGCATGCCCTTATCTGCATTTTCATCAAGAGACACTTCTGACCCACATGTGGATGTGGACTGGGCGCTCtctgaagtggaaaaaaaactctGCAGACACTTCTCAAGGATTGTTATTAGAGGAAAACGCGGTCGCCCGGTTCCAATTCTTCTGACTCCAAAAATGCTGGGTGCGTTAGAACTCCTTGTTAAGCAGAGAGAGGCTTGTGGGGTTCTAAAGGACAATGGTTATATGTTTGCAAGACCAGAAGCTATGACACATTTCCGAGGTTCAGACTGCATTCGTGGCTTTGCAAAGGCATGTGGTGCAAGGTGCCCCGAGTCGCTAACATCTACCAGACTGCGAAAGCATGCTGCAACCCTTTCAACAGTCCTGAACATGACAGATACAGAGATGGATCAGCTTGCCAATTTTCTTGGACATGATATAAGAATCCATCGTGAGTTCTATCGACTACCTGAGAAGACGCTGCAGCTCGCCAAGATCAGCAAAGTTCTAATGGCACTGGAGCAAGGAAGATTAGCAGAGTTTCATGGCAAGAACTTGGATGAAATTGGGATAGATCCAGATG AAAAAATTCTGGACAGTGATGAAGACACGAGTGCACAGGAGGAAAAGCgttcatcatcaacatctacTGTTGATG AGCCATCAGCAGAAGAGTCACTTTCTCCCACCAAGAAGAATGAAATgccgccaccaccaccacctaaGAAATACAAACGACTATCAGATGAAGATGAGACACCTTCAAGATTCGGTGCTATGAGGCATTCTTCCAAAG GTAAAGCTACCCAGAAGAAGAAAAGACCCTGGAAGCAGACAGAGGTGCAGGCGGTGGAAAGGCACATGAATCGATTCATAACAGCTTGCACTGTACCAGCAAAGAGTGACTGTGAGAGGTGCTTAAGGGCTGAACCAGAAGCTCTTAAAAACCGGGACTGGCAGAACCTGAAGTTCTATGTTTACAATCGCATTACGGCCTACAAAAAGAAACTGTAG